The following proteins are co-located in the Meleagris gallopavo isolate NT-WF06-2002-E0010 breed Aviagen turkey brand Nicholas breeding stock chromosome 13, Turkey_5.1, whole genome shotgun sequence genome:
- the TMEM231 gene encoding transmembrane protein 231, whose translation MTGVELFSHPTLHTRYRAGLCSAAVLALLLIAVLTYVPPLLVAYRSHGFWLKQNAYREQPTVRFRYEVLFVATTGPGPGGFLAWSTFPAFNRLQEDRLRVPLLSTREEDKNQDGKMDQLHFKLELPLRPTEHVVGVQLILIFSYHLYRMSTFVMQSMAFLQFFSPVPGSQLYVNGDLKLNQRQLLNHCGLDTRYNVSVVNGTSPFASDYDLKNIIAAYRDRNVTTVFSDPNPIWMTGRAAHAPFIVNATIHYPVEAILYQPGFWEMIKFAWIQYVSILLIFLWVFGRIKMFVFQNQVFATTPVSPILPLSPVLSYKQHQS comes from the exons ATGACGGGCGTGGAGCTGTTCTCGCACCCCACGCTTCACACGCGCTACCGCGCTGGGCTCTGCTCCGCTGCCGTGCTGGCGCTACTGCTCATCGCCGTGCTCACCTACGTGCCGCCGTTGCTGGTGGCCTACAGGAGCCACG GTTTCTGGCTGAAGCAGAACGCGTACCGAGAGCAGCCCACGGTCCGGTTCCGGTACGAAGTGCTTTTCGTGGCCACCACCGGGCCTGGCCCGGGTGGCTTCCTGGCATGGAGCACGTTCCCAGCATTCAACCGGCTCCAGGAGGACCGGCTGCGCGTCCCGCTCCTGTCG ACtagagaagaagacaaaaatcaaGATGGCAAAATGGATCAGTTGCATTTTAAATTGGAGCTTCCACTACGACCTACAGAGCATGTAGTTGGTGTTCAACTGATTTTGATCTTTTCCTACCACCTTTAt AGAATGTCGACATTCGTGATGCAGAGCAtggcttttcttcagtttttttctcctgtaccAGGATCTCAGCTCTATGTGAATGGAGACCTGAAACTGAACCAGAGGCAATTACTTAACCATTGTGGGCTAGATACTAGATACAAT GTGTCTGTGGTCAACGGCACAAGTCCTTTTGCAAGTGACTATGATCTAAAAAACATCATTGCAGCGTATCGAGATAGAAATG TGACAACAGTATTTTCAGATCCTAACCCCATTTGGATGACTGGAAGAGCAGCACATGCACCATTTATCGTTAATGCCACTATTCATTACCCAGTGGAAGCTATCTT GTATCAGCCAGGATTTTGGGAAATGATTAAATTTGCCTGGATCCAGTATGTCAGCATTCTCCTCATCTTTCTTTGGGTGTTTGGTAGGattaaaatgtttgtgttcCAGAATCAGGTGTTTGCTACGACTCCAGTTTCGCCAATTCTGCCATTGTCTCCGGTATTGTCCTACAAACAGCATCAGTCCTGA
- the LOC109369705 gene encoding tRNA-specific adenosine deaminase 1-like — MGWEELRVGDSAVICAAHFSIGQRYFALTGLTFKELISESAFLIIFLLLHFFPIRSKICKVELFHEFQKLVTSISKENLPDTLRMKTLETYFDYKEAALNYQEAWKALRSQALLGWIKNAQEYLLFT; from the exons ATGGGTTGGGAAGAGTTAAGGGTGGGGGATTCAGCTGTTATATGTGCAGCTCATTTTAGCATTGGGCAGAGGTATTTTGCCCTGACAGGGCTGACATTTAAGGAACTAATAAGTGAAAGTGCATTTCTTATTATCTTCTtgttgttgcatttttttcccatcagatCAAAGATCTGTAAAGTGGAACTGTTCCATGAATTCCAAAAGCTGGTGAcaagcatttcaaaggaaaacttACCAGACACTCTCCG GATGAAGACTCTGGAAACCTACTTCGACTACAAGGAAGCTGCATTAAATTATCAAGAAGCCTGGAAGGCACTACGTAGccaggcactgctgggctggATCAAGAATGCCCAGGAATACCTGCTCTTCACATGA